The following coding sequences are from one Gigantopelta aegis isolate Gae_Host chromosome 15, Gae_host_genome, whole genome shotgun sequence window:
- the LOC121390608 gene encoding uncharacterized protein LOC121390608, producing the protein MDNSISFEKLIKYQMKRIKEYDRKVKPVKPTEDQSTDTHNYALVSEIQCLVANLLQFVKIIKHATSVADSDLPKRERNAEDLLAGVMHNIQQMKGRLSQYQEKVCIPRLQAKEIHLQKQQQEMEYIMDCLCSGNTESLTRFAIDSSDVIKSRIENLSATGKDIGILQGEVSHLTSDVNDIVDIVKDLITSVSSSAVSHRSSETGLFMRRLASLSRDDPSLDGHDTANSSQCSLELVEHMTEEVKHVPRIRSEQDAGRRSLPSKLVSETSLGTSAMPNDGVLSDPLRVLYSDSAVFRKLQMGTTNSAFVPAFKKLAPSAGRATNQPEAVLKSKRNQLDLSALSRVPGSGEQTPTKEVTQKPSDEGFREQEDRKPFVSVGSPESFATAFRGRTISSMEEEMAHATFVKTVVEVDSRVLPDVLVADANSQTHHTEIVAQYVAQYVLQNSEHQRSEADQSMVLENATAANAEAGKEARLTPTEIQEWKNTSIISLLSLDEEMARISPVETQEGGESSITPTEIEDGRKSSITAMETKEVEQINITPLEFENRSKSNITQIEIEDGSKSRITPVDIEDRSKSRTTPVETKEAEKINITPVELEERQKSSITAIETQEMEQINITPTDFEGRVKSGITAIETKEAEKINTTPVEFENRSKSRITPVEIDDGSKSRITPVDNEDGNKSRITPVDIEDGSKLRITPVDTEDGNKSRITPVDIEGMVKSRVTAIETQEVEKINITPIELEERRKSSITVIETQEVEKTNVTPIEFEERRKSSITAIETKEREMINITPAEFQERRSSITLILAEMGKKASITRTGEGAKSSMGLMDYGSVAKEPANLISLTPSTLSPSSTPSPSPHAKARSIHETKDERTSMTSVLSSEGARDDASTYSTQNDMDLFSAVAKERIKEIQNLIGLHDLRDFRQYDPQNAVLKSDEDKRTTSKRFLRGFGIFVTLMVLLICLHSVIESNMFSDFGSFEQVLAGIIQVRPPGEALY; encoded by the exons ATGGATAATTCAATTTCATTCGAGAAGTTAATCAAGTATCAGATGAAGCGAATTAAGGAGTACGATCGCAAGGTCAAACCGGTGAAACCAACAGAAGATCAAAGCACGGACACACACAACTATGCCTTGGTGTCCGAGATCCAGTGTCTCGTTGCGAACCTTCTGCAATTCGTGAAGATCATCAAACACGCAACATCGGTGGCGGACAGTGATCTGCCCAAGAGAGAGAGGAATGCTGAAGACCTTTTGGCAG GTGTGATGCACAACATCCAGCAGATGAAGGGCCGGCTCTCGCAGTACCAGGAGAAGGTGTGTATCCCCCGCCTCCAGGCCAAGGAGATCCACCTCCAGAAACAGCAACAGGAGATGGAGTACATCATGGACTGTCTCTGCAGTGGCAACACTGAG aGTTTGACACGTTTCGCCATAGACAGTTCCGATGTGATTAAATCCCGGATAGAAAATCTAAGCGCCACAGGGAAAGACATCGGAATCCTCCAGGGGGAGGTGTCTCACCTCACCTCCGACGTGAACGACATCGTCGACATCGTCAAAGACTTGATCACCTCGGTGTCGTCGAGCGCCGTGTCCCACAG GTCGTCTGAGACTGGTCTCTTCATGAGACGACTCGCCTCGCTCTCCCGAGACGACCCTTCCCTTGACGGGCACGACACCGCAAACTCGTCGCAGTGCTCTCTGGAATTGGTGGAACACATGACAGAGGAAGTGAAGCACGTCCCACGCATACGCAGCGAACAGGACGCGGGACGCCGAAGCCTCCCGTCGAAGCTCGTGTCGGAGACCAGTCTAGGCACCAGTGCCATGCCGAACGATGGCGTCCTGTCCGACCCTCTCCGGGTGCTGTACTCCGACAGCGCCGTGTTTCGGAAATTACAGATGGGAACGACCAATTCTGCGTTCGTCCCTGCCTTTAAGAAGTTGGCGCCGTCTGCCGGCCGTGCAACTAATCAACCGGAAGCGGTTTTGAAGAGTAAACGTAACCAGCTGGATTTATCGGCCTTGTCGAGAGTTCCCGGATCAGGTGAGCAGACGCCCACGAAGGAGGTAACTCAGAAGCCGAGTGACGAAGGCTTCCGAGAGCAGGAAGATCGCAAACCGTTTGTTTCCGTCGGTTCTCCGGAAAGTTTTGCCACCGCTTTCCGAGGCAGAACTATATCGTCGATGGAAGAAGAAATGGCGCACGCAACTTTTGTCAAAACGGTCGTTGAAGTTGACTCGCGGGTTCTTCCTGATGTATTAGTAGCTGACGCCAATTCCCAAACACATCACACTGAAATAGTTGCACAGTACGTCGCACAGTACGTTTTACAAAATAGCGAACATCAGAGAAGCGAAGCGGATCAGTCAATGGTGTTGGAAAACGCAACTGCAGCAAATGCAGAAGCAGGAAAAGAAGCGAGATTAACTCCCACGGAGATTCAAGAATGGAAAAATACAAGCATAATTTCTCTACTATCCCTAGATGAGGAAATGGCACGAATATCTCCAGTAGAGACCCAAGAAGGGGGGGAATCAAGCATAACTCCAACAGAAATTGAAGATGGAAGAAAATCAAGCATAACTGCAATGGAGACCAAAGAAGTggaacaaataaacataactcCATTAGAGTTTGAAAATAGGAGCAAATCAAACATAACTCAAATAGAGATTGAGGATGGGAGCAAATCAAGAATAACTCCAGTAGACATTGAGGATCGGAGCAAATCAAGGACAACTCCAGTAGAGACCAAAGAAGcggaaaaaataaacataactcCAGTAGAGTTGGAAGAAAGGCAAAAATCGAGCATAACTGCAATAGAGACCCAAGAAATggaacaaataaacataactcCAACAGACTTTGAAGGAAGGGTAAAATCAGGCATAACTGCAATAGAGACCAAAGAAGCGGAAAAAATTAACACAACTCCAGTAGAGTTTGAAAATAGGAGCAAATCAAGGATAACTCCAGTAGAGATTGATGATGGGAGCAAATCAAGGATAACTCCAGTAGACAATGAGGATGGGAACAAATCAAGGATAACTCCAGTAGACATTGAGGATGGGAGCAAATTAAGGATAACTCCAGTAGACACTGAGGATGGAAACAAATCAAGGATAACTCCAGTAGACATTGAAGGAATGGTAAAATCAAGGGTAACTGCAATAGAGACCCAAGAAGtggaaaaaataaacataactcCAATAGAGTTGGAAGAAAGGCGAAAATCAAGCATAACTGTAATAGAGACCCAAGAAGTCGAAAAAACAAACGTAACTCCAATAGAGTTTGAAGAAAGGCGAAAATCAAGCATAACTGCAATAGAGACCAAAGAAAGGGAAATGATAAACATAACTCCAGCAGAGTTTCAAGAAAGGCGGTCAAGCATAACTCTAATACTAGCCGAAATGGGGAAAAAAGCAAGCATAACTCGAACCGGCGAGGGGGCCAAATCAAGCATGGGTCTGATGGACTATGGGAGTGTTGCGAAAGAGCCAGCGAACCTGATTTCTCTAACTCCCTCTACTCTTTCTCCCTCTTCAACTCCTTCGCCTTCTCCTCACGCCAAGGCTCGTTCCATCCACGAAACGAAGGACGAGAGAACGTCGATGACGTCAGTGCTGTCGTCAGAAGGCGCGAGGGATGACGCGTCGACGTACAGCACACAGAACGACATGGATCTGTTCTCGGCGGTGGCCAAGGAGAGAATCAAGGAAATCCAGAACCTCATCGGCCTGCACGACTTGCGCGATTTTCGACAGTACGATCCCCAGAACGCCGTGTTGAAGTCTGACGAAGACAAGAGAACGACGTCCAAGCGGTTCCTGAGAGGCTTCGGCATCTTCGTCACCCTCATGGTACTGTTGATCTGCTTGCACAGCGTCATCGAATCCAATATGTTTTCAGACTTTGGTTCCTTTGAACAGGTGTTGGCCGGAATCATTCAGGTTCGACCTCCTGGTGAGGCGCTGTACTGA